A genomic segment from Polyangium mundeleinium encodes:
- the dtd gene encoding D-aminoacyl-tRNA deacylase, with protein sequence MRAVVQRAIEARVEVNGEVTGRIGQGLVAFVGAEKGDAQTDLDYVVSKVLGLRVFPDENGKMTRALADVGGGLLVISQFTVFGDVRRGLRPSFDGAMEPVGAEALYDRFVEAARKSGVPVETGRFRADMRVFVENDGPVTILVDSRRLF encoded by the coding sequence ATGCGCGCCGTCGTGCAGCGCGCGATCGAAGCCCGCGTCGAAGTGAACGGCGAGGTCACGGGCCGCATTGGCCAGGGCCTCGTCGCGTTCGTCGGCGCCGAGAAGGGCGACGCGCAGACCGACCTCGACTACGTCGTGAGCAAGGTCCTCGGCCTCCGCGTCTTTCCCGACGAGAACGGCAAGATGACCCGCGCGCTCGCCGACGTCGGCGGGGGCTTGCTCGTCATCAGCCAGTTCACGGTCTTCGGCGACGTACGCCGCGGCCTCCGCCCGAGCTTCGACGGCGCGATGGAGCCCGTCGGCGCCGAGGCGCTCTACGATCGTTTCGTCGAGGCCGCTCGCAAGAGCGGCGTCCCGGTCGAGACCGGGCGCTTCCGCGCGGACATGCGTGTCTTCGTCGAGAACGACGGACCGGTCACGATCCTCGTCGATTCGCGCCGCTTGTTCTGA
- a CDS encoding winged helix-turn-helix transcriptional regulator, translating to MSRRASFIVIVGHGPELEREEGAASVLRGLGATVRTLDLWDEPSRCFQREEDEARAILVETPERPDLAVAALRALRREARLTGVPAIAAVSVAQVARMDPASGFDDFVLSPYVPAELYARIRKGEWQKSEFATEERVKVGALVVDRSAHEACIDGHSVPLTAKEFALLSYLCEKRGKVVSREELLVKVWGPRYEGGPRTVDIHVRRLRSKLGGALPLVTLRGAGYKLEAPDTPNRAAVEPRRAMLA from the coding sequence ATGTCGCGCCGCGCGTCGTTCATCGTCATCGTGGGGCACGGCCCCGAGCTCGAACGCGAAGAAGGCGCGGCGAGCGTGCTGCGAGGCCTCGGCGCCACGGTGCGCACGCTCGATCTGTGGGACGAACCCTCGCGGTGTTTCCAGCGCGAGGAGGACGAGGCGCGGGCGATCCTCGTGGAGACGCCGGAGCGGCCGGATCTCGCAGTGGCGGCGCTCCGCGCATTGCGGCGGGAGGCGCGGCTCACGGGCGTCCCGGCCATCGCGGCCGTCTCGGTGGCGCAGGTCGCGCGGATGGATCCCGCGAGCGGCTTCGACGATTTCGTCCTTTCGCCGTACGTGCCTGCGGAGCTCTACGCGCGCATCCGCAAGGGCGAGTGGCAGAAGAGCGAGTTTGCCACGGAGGAGCGCGTGAAGGTGGGCGCGCTCGTCGTCGATCGATCGGCGCACGAGGCGTGCATCGATGGGCACAGCGTGCCGCTCACGGCGAAGGAGTTCGCGCTCCTCTCGTATCTCTGCGAGAAGCGCGGCAAGGTCGTGTCGCGCGAAGAGCTGCTCGTGAAGGTATGGGGTCCGCGGTACGAAGGCGGGCCCCGCACGGTGGACATCCACGTGCGGCGGTTGCGCTCGAAGCTCGGCGGCGCGCTGCCACTCGTGACGCTGCGAGGCGCGGGCTACAAACTCGAAGCGCCGGACACGCCGAACCGGGCCGCGGTCGAGCCGCGGAGGGCGATGCTCGCATGA
- a CDS encoding ketopantoate reductase family protein — MHVIVFGAGALGRIYGVRLAAAGVQVSFVVRPSRLAETYSFVVEQVNGEKRRDVIEQPRRIEHIPADTTLILLAVRFDQLDHLCQNQDDALAEALRTGPAVPLVVLTPVLPPQLAALEKAIGRRAVSAMPGVAGYVDDVDDRGVVRYWSTGIASTLLDDDASGPAHSMSRDALEVLARRLTNGGLPTRFERDVASLNAASTVSFFPLIASIDAGRGIDGVLQDKDLFDTAVAAAKECEGLAKKLGKVAPWAHVLTRFVGPYTIKPGVALARRLAPETVRFVERHFGPKLHAQHLAMGDSIRELGREQGLDMPQLDHLMQRLRAS, encoded by the coding sequence ATGCACGTGATCGTGTTCGGAGCAGGCGCGCTCGGGCGCATTTATGGCGTACGCCTCGCCGCGGCGGGCGTTCAGGTCTCGTTCGTCGTCCGGCCCTCGCGCCTCGCCGAGACGTACTCGTTCGTCGTCGAGCAGGTGAACGGGGAGAAGCGTCGCGACGTCATCGAGCAGCCGCGCCGCATCGAGCACATTCCCGCCGACACGACGCTCATCCTCCTCGCGGTTCGGTTCGACCAGCTCGACCACCTTTGCCAGAACCAGGACGACGCGCTCGCCGAGGCCCTCCGCACGGGCCCTGCCGTGCCACTCGTCGTGCTCACGCCCGTCCTGCCGCCGCAGCTCGCCGCGCTGGAGAAGGCGATCGGGCGGCGCGCCGTCAGCGCCATGCCCGGCGTCGCGGGATACGTGGACGACGTCGACGATCGTGGCGTCGTTCGGTACTGGTCGACCGGCATCGCCTCGACGCTCCTCGACGACGACGCTTCGGGGCCCGCGCACTCGATGTCCCGCGATGCGCTCGAGGTCCTCGCGCGTCGCCTCACGAACGGCGGCTTGCCCACGCGCTTCGAACGCGACGTCGCCTCGCTCAACGCTGCCAGCACGGTCTCGTTTTTCCCGCTCATCGCGTCGATCGACGCGGGCCGCGGCATCGACGGCGTGCTCCAGGACAAGGACCTCTTCGACACGGCGGTCGCGGCCGCCAAGGAGTGCGAGGGCCTCGCGAAAAAGCTCGGCAAGGTCGCGCCGTGGGCGCATGTGCTCACGCGCTTCGTCGGGCCGTACACCATCAAGCCTGGCGTGGCCCTCGCGCGCCGCCTCGCGCCCGAGACCGTGCGCTTCGTCGAGCGCCACTTCGGCCCGAAGCTCCACGCGCAGCACCTCGCCATGGGCGACAGCATCCGCGAGCTCGGCCGTGAGCAGGGTCTCGACATGCCCCAGCTCGATCACCTCATGCAGCGGCTCCGCGCGTCATGA
- a CDS encoding TldD/PmbA family protein → MTRSAAYRAPFAPGGDNEIDADLCGRLLAVALSKGGEYADLFFEYRAGGGFSFDEGILKAASRGVSMGVGVRVQRGDATGYAYTEDLSWESMKRAAETAAQIATSTGGTMHVLPRFRPLPNRYDVPLVSLDVPGMEKRALLERASAAALAEGPHIVKAEASFSEEIREILLATSDGVMAHDVQPLFRFSVRAIAERDGKRQEGSSSGGGRTTLAAYFADLSPEMHAREAARQATTMLDAEEAPAGEMNVVLGPGDSGILLHEAVGHGLEADFNRKGTSNYAGKVGEPVASPLCTVVDDATLLSSRGAINVDDEGNEPGRSVLIENGTLAGYMHDRLSAKHYKLEPTGNGRRESFGAAPLPRMTNTILLAGPHDPEEIVRSVKRGVFAKKFGGGQVDISNGDFVFSLTESYLIEDGKITRPLKGVNLIGNGPDVLGKVTMLGTDLAISDGIWTCGKDGQSVPVGVGCPTIKIDKITVGGTKIG, encoded by the coding sequence ATGACCAGAAGCGCTGCCTATCGTGCCCCGTTCGCGCCGGGCGGAGACAACGAGATCGACGCCGACCTGTGCGGGCGCCTCCTCGCCGTCGCCCTCTCCAAAGGCGGCGAGTACGCCGATCTGTTCTTCGAATACCGCGCCGGCGGCGGCTTCTCCTTCGACGAAGGCATCCTCAAGGCCGCCTCGCGCGGCGTGTCGATGGGCGTCGGCGTGCGCGTGCAGCGCGGTGACGCGACGGGTTACGCCTACACCGAGGACCTCTCGTGGGAGTCGATGAAGCGCGCGGCCGAGACCGCCGCGCAGATCGCCACGAGCACCGGCGGCACGATGCACGTGCTGCCGAGGTTCCGGCCGCTGCCGAACCGCTATGACGTGCCGCTCGTCTCACTCGACGTGCCCGGCATGGAAAAACGCGCGCTGCTCGAACGAGCGAGCGCCGCGGCCCTCGCCGAAGGCCCGCACATCGTGAAGGCAGAGGCGAGTTTTTCCGAGGAGATCCGCGAGATCCTGCTGGCGACGAGCGACGGCGTGATGGCCCACGACGTGCAGCCGCTCTTCCGCTTCAGCGTGCGCGCGATCGCGGAGCGCGACGGCAAACGGCAGGAAGGATCGAGCAGCGGCGGCGGACGAACCACGCTCGCGGCCTACTTCGCCGATCTCTCGCCAGAGATGCACGCCCGAGAAGCCGCGCGGCAAGCGACGACGATGCTCGACGCCGAGGAGGCGCCGGCCGGCGAGATGAACGTGGTGCTCGGCCCCGGCGACAGCGGCATCCTCCTGCACGAGGCCGTGGGCCACGGGCTCGAAGCCGACTTCAACAGGAAGGGCACGTCGAACTACGCCGGCAAGGTCGGCGAGCCGGTCGCGAGCCCGCTCTGCACCGTGGTCGACGACGCGACGCTGCTCTCGTCGCGCGGCGCGATCAACGTCGACGACGAGGGCAACGAGCCGGGGAGAAGCGTGCTCATCGAGAACGGCACGCTCGCCGGATACATGCACGACCGGCTCTCGGCCAAGCACTACAAGCTCGAACCGACGGGCAACGGCCGGCGCGAGAGCTTCGGCGCCGCGCCCTTGCCGCGCATGACGAACACCATTCTGCTCGCGGGTCCGCACGACCCGGAGGAGATCGTTCGCAGCGTCAAACGCGGCGTCTTCGCGAAGAAGTTCGGCGGCGGCCAGGTCGACATCTCGAACGGCGATTTCGTGTTCTCGTTGACCGAGAGCTACCTGATCGAGGACGGCAAGATCACGCGGCCCCTGAAGGGCGTGAACCTCATCGGCAACGGCCCCGACGTGCTCGGCAAGGTCACGATGCTCGGCACGGACCTCGCGATCTCCGATGGCATCTGGACGTGCGGCAAGGACGGCCAGAGCGTGCCCGTCGGCGTCGGATGCCCGACGATCAAGATCGACAAGATCACCGTGGGCGGCACCAAGATCGGCTGA
- the pdxA gene encoding 4-hydroxythreonine-4-phosphate dehydrogenase PdxA, which produces MKRLTIAVSVGCPSGIGPEVAVHAAANAEAEARCVLVGDTASLWRAAHDGKIAASRLRVVASAQEIEALALGEIGVWGPSTQLATPAQPGAPDRKAGAAQLAWVNEALSLVQDGTAAALVTGPVSKLAIATSGAPGAKGFSGHTEHLAARLGAREVVMAFRAANITTALVTTHLPLAEVPAAVTPDAVATSCYWLVRLLRSLGMEAPRVAVAALNPHAGEGGMLGIEEETSIKPGIERANERLAADGFFAQLSGPLGAETAFRKQAAGAFDGVVAMYHDQATIPCKLVGFGEAVNVTLGLPVIRTSVDHGTGYDIAGTGKADPRGMESALALALTLAKVHGRASLTAGAS; this is translated from the coding sequence ATGAAGCGGCTGACGATCGCGGTGAGCGTGGGTTGTCCGAGCGGGATCGGTCCCGAGGTCGCGGTGCACGCCGCGGCAAACGCCGAGGCCGAGGCGCGGTGCGTGCTCGTCGGGGATACGGCGTCGTTGTGGCGCGCGGCGCACGACGGGAAGATCGCGGCGTCGAGGTTACGCGTCGTGGCGAGCGCGCAGGAGATCGAGGCCCTCGCGCTCGGCGAGATCGGCGTGTGGGGGCCGAGCACGCAGCTCGCTACGCCCGCGCAGCCCGGCGCCCCGGATCGCAAGGCCGGCGCCGCGCAGCTCGCGTGGGTGAACGAGGCGCTCTCGCTCGTGCAAGACGGCACCGCCGCCGCGCTCGTGACCGGCCCGGTGTCGAAGCTCGCGATCGCGACGAGTGGTGCTCCGGGGGCAAAAGGTTTTTCGGGACATACGGAGCACCTCGCGGCGCGGCTCGGGGCGCGCGAGGTGGTGATGGCGTTTCGCGCGGCAAACATCACGACGGCGCTCGTCACGACGCACCTTCCGCTCGCGGAGGTCCCGGCGGCCGTGACGCCCGACGCGGTGGCGACGAGCTGTTACTGGCTCGTGCGGCTGCTCCGATCGCTCGGCATGGAGGCGCCGCGCGTGGCCGTCGCAGCGCTGAACCCGCACGCGGGCGAGGGCGGGATGCTCGGGATCGAAGAGGAGACGAGCATCAAGCCGGGCATCGAGCGCGCGAACGAGCGGCTCGCCGCAGATGGTTTTTTCGCGCAGCTTTCGGGCCCGCTCGGCGCCGAGACCGCGTTCCGCAAGCAAGCGGCGGGGGCCTTCGACGGGGTCGTCGCGATGTACCACGACCAGGCGACGATCCCCTGCAAGCTCGTGGGGTTTGGCGAAGCGGTGAACGTGACGCTCGGCCTGCCCGTGATCCGCACGAGCGTCGATCACGGGACGGGGTACGACATCGCAGGCACGGGCAAGGCCGATCCACGCGGGATGGAGAGCGCCCTCGCCCTCGCGCTTACGCTCGCGAAGGTGCACGGGCGCGCGTCGCTCACCGCGGGCGCATCATGA
- a CDS encoding CopD family protein, whose amino-acid sequence MNGPQIALVWLHVSGNLVWIGSILAVAFALTAGGTDPKVRGVLGERIYRLLSVPAFVLSFVTGVARLLMDTRYYLVEHHWMHGKLLFALVIIGIHHVIGGRAKKLARGTVQDAGPTAMMAMILAASAVIAAFFAIFKLPN is encoded by the coding sequence ATGAACGGACCCCAGATCGCCCTCGTGTGGCTCCACGTGTCGGGCAACCTCGTCTGGATCGGCTCGATCCTCGCGGTCGCGTTCGCTCTCACGGCGGGCGGGACCGATCCGAAGGTTCGCGGCGTGCTGGGAGAGCGGATCTACCGGCTGCTCAGCGTGCCTGCGTTCGTGCTTTCGTTCGTGACCGGCGTGGCGCGCCTGTTGATGGACACGCGTTACTACCTCGTCGAGCACCACTGGATGCACGGCAAGCTGCTCTTCGCGCTCGTGATCATCGGGATCCACCACGTGATCGGCGGCCGGGCGAAGAAGCTCGCGCGGGGAACTGTGCAGGACGCCGGGCCGACTGCTATGATGGCCATGATCCTCGCGGCGTCGGCGGTCATCGCCGCCTTCTTCGCGATTTTCAAGCTGCCGAACTGA